From Ancylobacter pratisalsi, one genomic window encodes:
- the dapD gene encoding 2,3,4,5-tetrahydropyridine-2,6-dicarboxylate N-succinyltransferase — protein sequence MSSELKSIIEDAFEKRAEVNFETGGAVRHAVNEALALLDAGKARVAEQGPDGNWTVNQWLKKAVLLSFRLNDMSPIPGAPGGAHWWDKVPSKFEGWGESEFRAAGFRAVPGAIVRRSAYIAPNVVLMPSFVNLGAHVGETTMVDTWATVGSCAQIGRNVHLSGGVGIGGVLEPLQAGPVIIEDDCFIGARSEVVEGVIVRKGSVLSMGVFISATTKIVDRATGEIFVGEVPAYSVVVPGALPGKPLPDGTPGPSLYCAVIVKRVDAQTRSKTSINDLLRD from the coding sequence ATGTCGAGCGAACTTAAGAGCATCATCGAGGACGCGTTCGAGAAGCGCGCCGAGGTCAATTTCGAGACCGGCGGCGCCGTGCGCCACGCCGTGAACGAGGCGCTCGCCCTGCTCGACGCCGGCAAGGCGCGCGTCGCCGAGCAGGGCCCGGACGGCAACTGGACCGTCAACCAGTGGCTCAAGAAGGCGGTGCTGCTGTCGTTCCGCCTCAACGACATGAGCCCCATTCCCGGCGCGCCGGGCGGGGCGCACTGGTGGGACAAGGTGCCTTCCAAGTTCGAGGGCTGGGGCGAGAGCGAGTTCCGCGCGGCCGGCTTCCGCGCCGTGCCCGGCGCCATCGTGCGCCGCTCGGCCTATATCGCGCCGAACGTCGTGCTGATGCCCTCCTTCGTCAATCTCGGCGCCCATGTCGGCGAGACCACGATGGTCGACACCTGGGCGACGGTGGGCAGCTGCGCCCAGATCGGGCGCAACGTCCACCTGTCCGGCGGTGTCGGCATTGGCGGCGTGCTGGAGCCGCTTCAGGCCGGCCCGGTGATCATTGAGGACGACTGCTTCATCGGTGCCCGTTCCGAGGTCGTCGAGGGCGTCATCGTGCGCAAGGGCTCGGTCCTCTCGATGGGCGTGTTCATTTCCGCGACCACCAAGATCGTCGACCGCGCCACCGGCGAGATCTTCGTCGGCGAGGTTCCCGCCTATTCCGTGGTGGTGCCCGGCGCGCTGCCCGGCAAGCCGCTGCCCGACGGCACGCCCGGTCCCTCTCTCTACTGCGCGGTGATCGTGAAGCGCGTCGATGCGCAGACCCGTTCCAAGACCTCGATCAACGACCTGCTGCGCGATTGA
- the dapE gene encoding succinyl-diaminopimelate desuccinylase — MADLNPVLTGRQPASADPVDIARALIRCPSVTPEEGGALAYLEPLLRAAGFVVHRVTLTSPDTPDVENLYARFGTKGPNLCFAGHTDVVPPGDAARWRFPPFEGVIHGGLLYGRGAVDMKGGVGAFIAAGLDFAMRHGGPDGEGAQAPGSISFLITGDEEGVAINGTEKLLRWLADRDERIEHCVLGEPSSRAVLGDMVKIGRRGSLSGTLTVHGKQGHVGYPHLAENPIPGLVRLLAGLQADVLDRGNDHFQASNLEVVSVDVANPAFNVIPAEATARFNIRFNDLWTPETLAAEIEQRLRTAAGNEVRWSVAFEARSSDSFLTAPGPFVELVVDAIADSTGQRPELSTTGGTSDARFIKDYCPVIEFGLVGSSMHAVDESTPVDEIQALTRVYAGIIARYFATFGR; from the coding sequence ATGGCCGACCTGAACCCTGTCCTCACCGGCCGCCAGCCGGCCAGCGCCGACCCCGTTGACATCGCGAGGGCGCTGATCCGCTGCCCCTCGGTGACGCCGGAAGAGGGCGGCGCGCTCGCCTATCTTGAGCCGCTGTTGCGCGCGGCCGGCTTCGTCGTCCACCGCGTCACGCTCACCAGCCCTGACACGCCGGACGTCGAGAACCTCTATGCCCGCTTCGGCACCAAGGGGCCGAATCTGTGCTTTGCCGGCCATACCGACGTGGTGCCGCCGGGCGACGCCGCGCGCTGGCGCTTCCCGCCCTTCGAGGGCGTGATCCATGGCGGGCTGCTCTACGGGCGCGGCGCCGTCGACATGAAGGGCGGGGTCGGCGCCTTCATCGCCGCGGGGCTCGACTTCGCCATGCGCCATGGCGGGCCGGATGGCGAGGGCGCGCAGGCGCCCGGCTCGATATCCTTCCTCATCACCGGCGACGAGGAAGGCGTTGCCATCAACGGCACCGAAAAGCTGCTGCGCTGGCTCGCCGATCGCGACGAGCGCATCGAACATTGCGTGCTCGGCGAGCCGTCCAGCCGCGCGGTGCTGGGAGACATGGTGAAGATCGGGCGCCGTGGTTCGCTCTCCGGCACGCTCACCGTGCACGGCAAGCAGGGCCATGTCGGCTACCCCCATCTCGCCGAAAACCCCATTCCCGGCCTGGTGAGGCTGCTCGCGGGGCTGCAGGCCGATGTGCTGGACCGCGGCAACGACCACTTCCAGGCGTCGAACCTCGAAGTGGTCTCGGTCGACGTCGCCAATCCCGCCTTCAACGTCATCCCGGCCGAGGCGACCGCGCGGTTCAACATCCGCTTCAACGATCTGTGGACGCCAGAGACCCTGGCGGCGGAGATCGAGCAGCGACTGCGGACCGCCGCCGGCAACGAGGTGCGCTGGAGCGTCGCCTTTGAAGCCCGCTCGTCCGACAGCTTCCTCACCGCGCCGGGCCCCTTCGTGGAACTGGTGGTCGATGCCATCGCCGACTCCACCGGCCAGCGTCCGGAGCTCTCGACGACTGGCGGCACCTCGGATGCACGCTTCATCAAGGATTACTGCCCGGTCATCGAGTTCGGGCTGGTGGGCTCCTCGATGCACGCGGTGGACGAATCGACCCCGGTCGACGAAATCCAGGCACTCACTCGCGTCTATGCCGGCATCATCGCGCGTTATTTCGCCACCTTCGGCCGCTGA
- a CDS encoding NUDIX hydrolase, with translation MSTLRPVLATSAAVFRDGRVLLARRGQRPSLGLWTLPGGRVEPGETLAVAAAREVMEEVGVSCAILGVAGAVDVIQRAEDGTLGAHFVVVSHAARWVGGEPQTGPEAAEIGWFAPGALPPDTTPGLGSIVAAAHLLAIADRTPEADS, from the coding sequence ATGAGCACCCTGCGCCCCGTCCTCGCCACCAGCGCCGCCGTGTTCCGCGACGGCCGCGTGCTCCTGGCGCGGCGCGGTCAGCGCCCCTCGCTCGGCCTGTGGACGCTGCCGGGCGGGAGGGTGGAGCCCGGCGAGACGCTGGCGGTCGCCGCCGCGCGCGAGGTGATGGAGGAGGTCGGCGTGAGCTGCGCCATACTCGGCGTCGCCGGCGCGGTCGATGTCATCCAGCGCGCCGAGGACGGCACGCTGGGCGCGCATTTCGTCGTGGTGAGCCATGCCGCGCGCTGGGTCGGCGGGGAGCCTCAGACCGGGCCGGAGGCGGCCGAAATCGGCTGGTTCGCACCCGGTGCCCTCCCCCCAGACACCACGCCCGGCCTCGGTTCCATCGTTGCCGCCGCCCATCTTCTCGCCATCGCCGACCGCACGCCCGAGGCCGACAGCTGA
- a CDS encoding TIGR02301 family protein, translating into MRAPVLALIALGLLAGPAHAQTTEGGAPPYEADLLRLSEILGALHYIRPLCGAVEPTRWRDEMAGLLSAEQPTDARSGQLIAAFNRGYESYKQVYRTCTPSAELASQRYLEAGAKLSRDIAARYGSN; encoded by the coding sequence ATGCGCGCGCCGGTGCTCGCCCTCATCGCCCTTGGCCTGCTCGCCGGCCCCGCGCACGCCCAGACAACGGAAGGCGGCGCCCCGCCCTATGAGGCCGATCTGCTGCGGCTGTCGGAGATACTCGGCGCGCTGCACTATATCCGGCCGCTCTGCGGCGCGGTCGAGCCGACACGCTGGCGCGACGAAATGGCGGGCCTGCTTTCCGCCGAGCAGCCCACCGATGCGCGCAGCGGCCAACTCATTGCGGCCTTCAACCGTGGCTATGAGAGCTACAAGCAGGTATACCGGACCTGCACGCCCTCAGCCGAACTTGCCAGCCAGCGTTATCTGGAGGCCGGCGCCAAGCTCTCCCGCGACATTGCGGCACGCTACGGCAGTAATTGA
- a CDS encoding GNAT family N-acetyltransferase, which translates to MRAAITISDLRKARSFVETVTERVWRAWWREQGVAREALRARFDESLGAEAIPSTFVAHQGARYLGSVVLIENDLAARPALRPWVAALWVEPAQRRMGVGAALAVHAARAAFKAGHVRVHLCATAANTPYYAKRGWSLIEEDVEGLNVFAMDSPSVLTAD; encoded by the coding sequence GTGAGGGCCGCCATCACCATCTCCGACCTGCGCAAGGCGCGCTCTTTCGTCGAGACCGTCACGGAGCGTGTCTGGCGGGCCTGGTGGCGGGAGCAGGGGGTGGCGCGTGAAGCACTGCGCGCCCGGTTTGACGAGAGCCTTGGGGCCGAAGCGATCCCGTCGACCTTTGTGGCGCATCAGGGCGCGCGCTATCTCGGCTCCGTGGTGCTGATCGAGAACGATCTGGCCGCGCGTCCCGCGCTCCGCCCCTGGGTCGCGGCGCTCTGGGTAGAGCCCGCGCAGCGTCGCATGGGGGTGGGCGCCGCGCTGGCCGTGCACGCCGCCCGCGCCGCCTTCAAGGCGGGTCACGTGCGGGTTCATCTGTGCGCGACCGCGGCAAACACGCCCTATTATGCGAAACGTGGATGGAGCTTGATCGAGGAAGACGTCGAGGGGCTGAACGTTTTCGCTATGGACAGCCCGTCAGTTCTTACTGCCGATTGA
- the rpsU gene encoding 30S ribosomal protein S21, whose protein sequence is MQVLVRDNNVDQALKALKKKMQREGIFREMKLRGHYEKPSEKRAREDAEAVRRARKLARKRLQREGLLPSKPRPVGPGAR, encoded by the coding sequence GTGCAGGTTCTCGTTCGGGACAACAATGTCGATCAGGCGCTCAAGGCGCTGAAGAAGAAGATGCAGCGCGAGGGCATTTTCCGCGAGATGAAGCTGCGCGGCCACTACGAGAAGCCGTCCGAGAAGCGCGCCCGCGAAGACGCCGAGGCTGTTCGCCGCGCCCGCAAGCTGGCTCGCAAGCGCCTGCAGCGCGAAGGCCTGCTGCCCTCGAAGCCCAGGCCCGTCGGCCCCGGCGCTCGCTGA
- a CDS encoding DUF1330 domain-containing protein: protein MAKGYWISRLDVTDAEGYKPYIDAAEPAVAAFGGRFLVRGGAFETLEGTSRARNVVVEFKDYDTALACFHSPAYQAAYVHRVASSQGEHLIIEGYEGAQPAAGVIEGPAEGAGVAYWVMRIDVHDPETYKSYIAADAVAIEAYRGWFLVRGGRHEAVHGEARSRNVLLAFKDYETALACYRSPEYQEAFGFRARAAVAEAIAIRGA, encoded by the coding sequence ATGGCCAAGGGCTACTGGATCAGCCGGCTCGATGTCACCGATGCCGAGGGCTACAAGCCCTATATCGATGCTGCCGAGCCGGCGGTCGCCGCCTTCGGCGGACGATTCCTCGTGCGCGGCGGTGCCTTCGAGACGCTGGAGGGCACGTCGCGTGCGCGCAATGTGGTGGTCGAGTTCAAGGACTACGACACCGCGCTGGCCTGCTTCCATTCGCCAGCCTATCAGGCCGCCTACGTCCATCGCGTGGCGTCCTCGCAGGGCGAGCACCTCATCATCGAGGGGTATGAGGGCGCGCAGCCGGCGGCGGGCGTGATCGAGGGACCGGCCGAAGGGGCGGGCGTGGCCTATTGGGTGATGCGCATCGACGTGCACGACCCCGAGACCTACAAATCCTATATCGCGGCCGATGCGGTCGCCATCGAGGCCTATCGCGGCTGGTTCCTGGTGCGCGGCGGGCGCCACGAGGCGGTGCACGGCGAGGCCCGCTCGCGCAATGTGCTGCTGGCCTTCAAGGACTACGAGACCGCGCTGGCCTGCTACCGCTCGCCCGAATATCAGGAGGCCTTCGGCTTCCGCGCCAGGGCGGCGGTGGCCGAGGCGATCGCCATCCGGGGCGCCTGA
- the pyrF gene encoding orotidine-5'-phosphate decarboxylase has product MSAASSDPRDRLIVALDLPSVGAAESVVARIGDAATFYKIGYELGFAGGLGFARELIADGKKVFIDFKLHDIGNTVARGVASLAALGASFATVHAYPQTMRAAMEGKGASPLRILAVTVLTSYDEADLNEAGYAQGVDATVAARVRQAREIGIDGIVCAPTDAAAVRAALGPKRAIVTPGVRPQGASAGDQKRVATPFEAIRSGADHLVVGRPIVTARDPAAAARAVQVEIASALAAS; this is encoded by the coding sequence ATGAGCGCAGCTTCCTCCGATCCCCGAGACCGGCTGATCGTCGCGCTCGATCTGCCCTCGGTCGGCGCGGCTGAGAGCGTTGTCGCGCGTATCGGCGACGCCGCCACCTTCTACAAGATCGGCTATGAGCTCGGCTTCGCGGGCGGCCTTGGTTTTGCCCGCGAGCTGATCGCGGACGGCAAGAAGGTGTTCATCGACTTCAAGCTGCACGACATCGGCAACACGGTTGCGCGCGGCGTGGCCAGCCTTGCCGCGCTCGGCGCCAGCTTCGCCACCGTGCATGCCTATCCCCAGACCATGCGGGCGGCGATGGAGGGCAAGGGCGCGAGCCCGCTGCGCATTCTCGCCGTGACTGTGCTGACCTCCTATGACGAGGCCGACCTCAACGAGGCCGGCTATGCCCAGGGCGTCGACGCGACGGTGGCGGCGCGCGTGCGGCAGGCCCGCGAGATCGGCATTGATGGCATCGTCTGCGCGCCGACCGACGCCGCCGCGGTGCGCGCCGCGCTGGGCCCGAAGCGGGCCATCGTGACGCCGGGCGTGCGCCCGCAGGGCGCTTCCGCCGGCGACCAGAAGCGCGTGGCCACCCCATTCGAGGCGATCCGCTCCGGCGCCGATCACCTGGTTGTCGGCCGCCCGATCGTCACCGCGCGCGATCCCGCCGCCGCCGCGCGCGCCGTTCAGGTGGAAATCGCTTCGGCACTTGCCGCTTCCTGA
- a CDS encoding NADPH-dependent FMN reductase, protein MRAPKILTFAGSIRTGSYSASLAALAAKELSLLECEPVLISLADYPMPIYDGDLEAEQGPPEAAKKLRDQMINADGVFISTPEYNAAVPPLLKNAIDWASRVKGEGDAFRKPVFCIGSTSPGGLGGYRASMMLRQVLALGLGALVLAEQVMVAGAAQAFAENGDLKDERAQERLRATLRTLIEQAALRAGLRA, encoded by the coding sequence ATGCGTGCACCGAAAATCCTGACCTTCGCCGGATCCATCCGCACCGGATCCTACTCCGCGAGCCTTGCCGCGCTGGCGGCCAAGGAGCTGTCCCTGCTCGAATGCGAGCCGGTGCTGATCTCGCTCGCCGATTACCCGATGCCGATCTATGACGGCGATCTGGAAGCCGAGCAGGGCCCGCCCGAGGCGGCCAAGAAGCTGCGCGACCAGATGATCAACGCCGATGGCGTGTTCATTTCCACCCCCGAGTACAACGCCGCCGTGCCCCCGCTGCTGAAGAACGCGATCGACTGGGCCAGCCGCGTCAAGGGCGAGGGTGATGCCTTCCGCAAGCCGGTGTTCTGCATCGGCTCGACCTCGCCGGGGGGCCTTGGCGGCTACCGCGCCTCGATGATGCTGCGCCAGGTGCTGGCGCTCGGGCTCGGCGCGCTGGTGCTGGCCGAGCAGGTGATGGTTGCAGGAGCGGCGCAGGCGTTCGCCGAGAATGGCGACCTGAAGGATGAGCGCGCGCAAGAGAGGTTGCGCGCCACGCTGAGGACGCTTATCGAGCAGGCGGCGCTCAGGGCGGGTCTGCGCGCCTGA
- a CDS encoding class I SAM-dependent methyltransferase, with protein sequence MLHRPAPDGPKSRPDEVRFLQSWLQNPLRTGAVSPSGRALARTMASYVDPKSDGPVIELGPGTGPVTAALLARGVAQERLVLIEYNPQFCDLLKARFPQATVIQGDAYDMKGTLEGRLDAPAAAVVSSLPLFTRPAQQRHGLLRQAFGLCCSRAPFIQFTYAVVSPVPLETGTLDAHRSPRIWANLPPARVWVYRSKQAEAVAA encoded by the coding sequence ATGTTGCATCGTCCCGCCCCTGATGGCCCGAAGTCGCGTCCCGACGAAGTCCGCTTTCTCCAGTCCTGGCTGCAGAATCCGCTTCGCACCGGTGCGGTATCTCCCTCCGGGCGGGCGCTGGCCCGAACCATGGCGAGCTATGTCGATCCCAAGTCCGATGGCCCGGTGATCGAGCTGGGTCCGGGCACCGGCCCGGTGACCGCCGCGCTGCTGGCACGGGGCGTGGCGCAGGAGCGGCTGGTGCTGATCGAGTACAACCCGCAATTCTGCGACCTGCTGAAGGCGCGTTTTCCGCAGGCGACCGTGATCCAGGGCGACGCCTACGACATGAAGGGCACGCTTGAGGGTCGGCTGGACGCTCCCGCGGCCGCCGTGGTGTCCAGCCTTCCGCTGTTCACCCGCCCGGCGCAGCAGCGGCACGGCCTGCTTCGGCAGGCATTCGGCCTGTGCTGCTCGCGGGCGCCCTTCATCCAGTTCACCTATGCCGTGGTGTCCCCGGTGCCGCTGGAAACCGGCACTCTCGACGCTCACCGCAGCCCGCGCATCTGGGCCAACCTGCCCCCGGCGCGGGTGTGGGTGTACCGTTCGAAGCAGGCCGAGGCGGTCGCCGCCTGA
- the dnaJ gene encoding molecular chaperone DnaJ: MSKRDFYEILEVSKTCNDGELKSSYRKLAMKWHPDKNPGNGEAEARFKEISQAYDILKDPQRRAAYDRFGHAAFDGGMGGGGAGPGFGSDFASTFSDIFDDLFGMGGRRGGGGGGARGRERGADLRYNMEITLEEAFNGKDATIHLPTSVVCETCSGSGAKPGTQPSACRTCSGSGRIRQAQGFFTLERTCPACQGRGQVIEDPCPSCAGAGRTTRERTLQVAIPPGVEDGTRIRLGNEGEAGMRGGPPGDLYIFLSIAPHEFFQRDGADLFCRVPISMVTAALGGSTEVPTIEGDTTKVKVPEGTQSSRRFRLSGRGMPVLRTRNRGDMYVQVVVETPQNLTRRQRELLAEFDAECSKDNHPEAAGFFAKVKDFFAGDAE, translated from the coding sequence ATGTCGAAGCGCGACTTTTACGAGATCCTCGAGGTCAGCAAGACCTGCAATGACGGCGAGCTGAAGAGCTCCTACCGCAAGCTGGCGATGAAATGGCACCCCGACAAGAATCCCGGAAACGGGGAGGCGGAGGCGCGTTTCAAGGAAATCAGCCAGGCCTACGACATTCTCAAGGACCCGCAGCGGCGGGCGGCCTATGACCGCTTCGGCCACGCGGCCTTTGACGGCGGCATGGGCGGTGGCGGCGCGGGCCCCGGCTTCGGCTCCGATTTCGCCTCGACCTTCTCCGACATTTTCGACGATCTCTTCGGCATGGGCGGCCGGCGCGGCGGTGGCGGCGGCGGTGCACGCGGGCGCGAGCGCGGGGCAGACCTGCGCTACAATATGGAGATCACGCTGGAGGAAGCGTTCAACGGCAAGGACGCGACCATCCACCTGCCCACCAGCGTGGTGTGCGAGACCTGCTCGGGCTCCGGCGCCAAGCCGGGCACCCAGCCCAGCGCCTGCCGCACCTGCTCGGGCTCGGGCCGCATCCGCCAAGCGCAGGGCTTCTTCACGCTGGAACGCACCTGCCCGGCCTGCCAGGGCCGTGGCCAGGTGATCGAGGATCCATGCCCGAGCTGCGCCGGCGCGGGCCGCACCACCCGTGAGCGCACGCTCCAGGTCGCGATCCCGCCGGGTGTCGAGGACGGCACCCGCATCCGGCTCGGCAATGAGGGCGAGGCGGGGATGCGCGGCGGGCCGCCGGGCGACCTCTACATCTTCCTGTCGATTGCCCCGCACGAGTTCTTTCAGCGCGACGGCGCCGACCTGTTCTGCCGGGTGCCGATCTCCATGGTGACGGCGGCGCTTGGCGGTTCCACCGAGGTGCCGACCATCGAGGGCGACACCACCAAGGTGAAGGTGCCCGAGGGCACCCAGTCCAGCCGCCGGTTCCGGCTTTCCGGCCGTGGCATGCCGGTGCTGCGCACGCGCAATCGCGGCGACATGTATGTGCAGGTCGTGGTCGAAACGCCGCAGAACCTCACCCGCCGCCAGCGCGAGTTGCTGGCCGAGTTCGATGCCGAATGTTCGAAGGACAACCATCCCGAGGCGGCCGGTTTCTTTGCCAAGGTGAAGGATTTCTTCGCCGGCGATGCGGAGTAG
- the dnaK gene encoding molecular chaperone DnaK, whose protein sequence is MSKVIGIDLGTTNSCVAVMEGTTPKVIENAEGARTTPSIVAFTEDGERLVGQPAKRQAVTNPERTFFAVKRLIGRRYEDPIIEKDKKLVPYAIAKGDNGDAWLESDGKKYSPSQISAFTLQKMKETAEAYLGAKVDKAVITVPAYFNDAQRQATKDAGKIAGLEVLRIINEPTAAALAYGLDKKSAGTIAVYDLGGGTFDVSILEIGDGVFEVKSTNGDTFLGGEDFDMRLVNYLADEFKKEQGIDLRSDKLALQRLKEAAEKAKIELSSATQTEINLPFITADASGPKHLTMKLTRAKFEALVDDLIQRTVEPCKKALKDAGLSAGQIDEVVLVGGMTRMPKVQEVVKQFFGKEPHKGVNPDEVVAIGAAIQAGVLAGDVKDVLLLDVTPLSLGIETLGGVFTRLIDRNTTIPTKKSQVFSTAEDGQTAVTIRVFQGEREMAQDNKILGQFDLVGIPPAPRGVPQIEVAFDIDANGLVNVSAKDKGTGKEQQIRIQASGGLSDSDIEKMVKDAEAHAEDDKKRRALVEAKNHGEALVHSTEKALSEHGDKVGAPEKEAIETALTELKAALEGEDGEAIAAKTNTLAQASLKLGEAMYASQQGEGGDAGEAPKDDVVDAEFTEVDDDKKKSA, encoded by the coding sequence ATGTCTAAAGTTATCGGCATCGACCTCGGTACGACGAACTCGTGCGTGGCCGTCATGGAAGGCACCACGCCGAAGGTGATCGAGAACGCGGAGGGCGCACGCACGACGCCGTCCATCGTCGCGTTTACCGAGGATGGCGAGCGCCTTGTCGGCCAGCCGGCCAAACGCCAGGCGGTCACCAACCCCGAGCGTACCTTCTTCGCGGTGAAGCGGCTCATCGGCCGTCGCTACGAAGACCCGATTATCGAGAAGGACAAGAAGCTCGTCCCCTACGCCATCGCAAAGGGTGACAATGGCGACGCCTGGCTCGAGTCGGACGGCAAGAAATATTCGCCCTCGCAGATCTCCGCCTTCACTCTGCAGAAGATGAAGGAGACCGCGGAGGCCTATCTCGGCGCCAAGGTCGACAAGGCGGTCATCACCGTCCCGGCCTATTTCAACGACGCCCAGCGTCAGGCCACCAAGGACGCCGGCAAGATTGCCGGTCTCGAGGTGCTGCGCATCATCAACGAGCCGACGGCTGCCGCGCTCGCCTATGGCCTCGACAAGAAGTCGGCCGGCACTATCGCGGTTTATGACCTCGGCGGCGGCACCTTCGACGTCTCGATCCTCGAGATCGGCGACGGCGTGTTCGAGGTGAAGTCCACGAACGGCGACACGTTCCTGGGCGGCGAAGACTTCGACATGCGGCTCGTCAACTATCTTGCCGACGAGTTCAAGAAGGAGCAGGGCATCGACCTGCGCAGCGACAAGCTCGCCCTTCAGCGCCTCAAGGAAGCGGCCGAGAAGGCCAAGATCGAGCTTTCCTCCGCGACCCAGACCGAGATCAACCTGCCCTTCATCACCGCCGATGCCTCGGGTCCGAAGCATCTGACGATGAAGCTCACCCGCGCCAAGTTCGAGGCGCTGGTCGACGACCTGATCCAGCGCACAGTCGAGCCCTGCAAGAAGGCGCTCAAGGATGCGGGCCTTTCGGCCGGTCAGATCGACGAAGTCGTGCTGGTCGGCGGCATGACCCGCATGCCGAAGGTGCAGGAAGTCGTGAAGCAGTTCTTCGGCAAGGAGCCCCACAAGGGCGTCAACCCGGATGAAGTGGTCGCGATCGGCGCCGCCATCCAGGCCGGCGTGCTGGCGGGCGACGTGAAGGACGTGCTGCTGCTCGACGTGACCCCGCTTTCGCTCGGCATCGAGACGCTGGGCGGCGTGTTTACCCGCCTGATCGACCGCAACACCACCATCCCGACCAAGAAGAGCCAGGTGTTCTCCACGGCCGAGGACGGGCAGACCGCGGTGACGATCCGCGTGTTCCAGGGCGAGCGCGAGATGGCGCAGGACAACAAGATCCTGGGCCAGTTCGATCTCGTCGGCATTCCCCCGGCGCCGCGTGGCGTGCCGCAGATCGAGGTCGCCTTCGACATCGACGCCAACGGCCTCGTCAACGTGTCCGCCAAGGACAAGGGCACCGGCAAGGAACAGCAGATCCGCATCCAGGCCTCCGGCGGCCTCTCGGATTCCGACATCGAGAAGATGGTGAAGGACGCCGAGGCCCACGCCGAGGACGACAAGAAGCGTCGTGCCCTGGTGGAAGCCAAGAACCATGGTGAGGCGCTGGTCCACTCGACCGAGAAGGCGCTTTCCGAGCACGGCGACAAGGTCGGCGCGCCCGAGAAGGAAGCCATCGAGACCGCGCTCACCGAGCTGAAAGCGGCGCTGGAAGGCGAAGATGGCGAAGCCATCGCCGCCAAGACCAACACGCTGGCGCAGGCCTCGCTCAAGCTCGGCGAGGCGATGTATGCCTCGCAGCAGGGCGAGGGCGGCGATGCCGGCGAGGCGCCGAAGGACGACGTGGTGGACGCCGAGTTCACCGAGGTCGACGACGACAAGAAGAAGTCGGCCTGA
- a CDS encoding HlyD family secretion protein, translating into MLELLLCSLVTVFPDYLYRRYVQNKRFGREITLYSVWFELRWGITTCLMLTIGLITVIFYNHPSTNNVTAYFRAVPIAPETGGRVAEVFVSTSDHVSAGEPIFRLDSAAQQAEVETARARITEIDAAMVSAQADIAVSAGQVRQAEQALQQARDELETKLELQRRNAGVVSAREIERLQVVVDGRQGGVDAALATKQSVEARADVLLPAQKASAEAALAQAQVVLDKTTIRAGTDGRVEQFTLRPGDVVNPMLRPAGVLIPDGAGRERLVAGFGQIEAQVMKVGMVAEAVCISKPLTVIPMVVTGVQDFIAAGQLRALDQLQDTQQVGQPGTITVFLEPLYEGGLAGVPPGSSCIANAYSSNHERLESGEVGGLQAVYLHVVDTVAVVHALLLRLQAVILPIQTLVFTGH; encoded by the coding sequence ATGCTTGAGCTGCTGCTGTGCTCGCTGGTCACGGTGTTCCCCGATTACCTCTACCGCCGCTATGTCCAGAACAAGCGGTTCGGGCGGGAGATCACGCTCTATTCGGTGTGGTTCGAGCTGCGCTGGGGCATCACCACCTGCCTGATGCTGACCATCGGCCTGATCACGGTGATTTTCTACAATCACCCCTCGACCAACAACGTGACGGCCTATTTCCGCGCCGTGCCGATCGCCCCGGAAACCGGCGGGCGGGTCGCCGAGGTGTTTGTGAGCACCAGCGACCATGTGAGCGCGGGTGAGCCGATCTTCCGGCTCGACAGCGCCGCCCAGCAGGCCGAAGTGGAGACCGCGCGGGCGCGCATCACCGAGATCGACGCCGCCATGGTGTCGGCACAGGCGGATATCGCGGTGAGCGCCGGTCAGGTCCGGCAGGCCGAGCAGGCGCTGCAGCAGGCGCGGGACGAGCTGGAGACCAAGCTTGAACTGCAGCGGCGCAATGCCGGCGTCGTGTCGGCGCGCGAGATCGAGCGGCTGCAGGTCGTGGTCGACGGCCGCCAGGGCGGCGTGGATGCGGCGCTCGCCACCAAGCAGTCGGTCGAGGCCCGCGCCGATGTGCTGCTGCCGGCGCAGAAGGCGAGTGCCGAGGCCGCGCTGGCGCAGGCCCAGGTCGTTCTCGACAAGACCACCATCCGCGCTGGCACGGACGGACGGGTCGAGCAGTTCACGCTGCGCCCCGGCGACGTGGTCAACCCCATGCTGCGGCCGGCCGGCGTTCTCATTCCCGACGGGGCGGGGCGCGAGCGTCTGGTCGCCGGCTTCGGCCAGATCGAAGCGCAGGTGATGAAGGTGGGAATGGTCGCCGAGGCGGTGTGCATCTCCAAGCCGCTCACCGTGATTCCGATGGTGGTGACCGGCGTGCAGGATTTCATTGCCGCCGGCCAGCTGCGCGCCCTCGACCAGCTTCAGGACACCCAGCAGGTGGGCCAGCCGGGCACCATCACCGTCTTCCTCGAACCGCTTTATGAAGGCGGGCTTGCCGGCGTGCCGCCGGGCTCAAGCTGCATCGCCAACGCCTATTCCAGCAATCATGAACGGCTGGAGTCGGGAGAGGTCGGGGGCTTGCAGGCGGTCTACCTTCACGTCGTGGACACGGTCGCGGTGGTCCACGCGCTGCTGCTGCGGTTGCAGGCGGTGATCCTGCCGATCCAGACCCTGGTGTTCACCGGCCACTGA